The Primulina eburnea isolate SZY01 chromosome 13, ASM2296580v1, whole genome shotgun sequence genome includes a region encoding these proteins:
- the LOC140809063 gene encoding neutral ceramidase 1-like, with amino-acid sequence MSRFVGMILWRVLWLLLVEKGRSVGSASSYLLGLGSYDITGPAADVNMMGYANMAQTTSGVHFRLRARAFIVAEPQGNRIAFVNLDACMASQLLTIKVLERLKTRYGGLYNENNVAISGIHTHAGPAGYLQYVVYLVTSLGFVRQSFDALVDGIEQTIIQAHDNLRPGSIYVNKGELLDAGINRSPSAYLNNPATERSKYNYDVDKDMTLLKFVDDEWGPVGSFNWFPTHGTSMSRTNSLISGDNKGAAARFMEDWFDQNSGSDSSSVVPDVDENTQRVSNIISFVNDNHHELLELAASFEHLSGKSTTRFTSIARRVRSSLRQADNPRFVSAFCQTNCGDVSPNVLGAFCIDSGLPCDFNHSTCGGKNELCYGRGPGYPDEFESTRIIGERQFRKALELFNSDSEQLKGKIDYRHAHVDFSNLEVTIPKEQGDDEVVKTCPAAMGFAFAAGTTDGPGAFDFKQGDNKGNAFWRLVRNFLKTPKKEQVDCHSPKHILLDTGEMKEPYDWSPSILPIQILRIGQLVILSVPGEFTTMAGRRLRDAVKTVIKSGNSSEFGSHVHVVIAGLTNAYSQYVTTFEEYLIQRYEGASTLYGPHTLTGYIQEFKKLAAALVSGKSVEPGPQPPDLLEKQMSLLLPVVMDATPIGVKFGDVSLDVPKNATFKKGDNVTVVFWSACPRNDLMTEGTFALVEILKGNNSWEPAYDDDDFCLRYIWSRPSKLSTRSHATLEWRIPKTAASGVYRIRHFGAAKALLGSIKHFTGCSSAFVVLGDLVY; translated from the exons ATGTCGAGATTTGTTGGAATGATTTTGTGGCGGGTATTGTGGTTGCTCTTGGTAGAGAAAGGGAGATCGGTAGGATCAGCTTCTAGCTATTTACTCGGGCTTGGAAGCTATGACATCACTGGACCAGCAGCTGATGTTAACATGATGGGATATGCTAACATGGCCCAGACTACATCTGGTGTTCACTTCAGGTTGCGAGCTCGTGCTTTTATTGTAGCGGAGCCGCAGGGGAACAGGATTGCTTTTGTAAATCTTGATGCTTGTATGGCATCCCAACTTTTGACAATAAAAGTCCTCGAGAGGTTGAAGACGAG GTATGGAGGTCTCTATAACGAGAACAATGTAGCCATCAGTGGTATTCACACCCATGCTGGCCCGGCTGGctatcttcaatatgttgtgtATCTTGTAACATCCCTTGGTTTTGTACGCCAATCTTTTGATGCCCTTGTTGATGGAATTGAGCAAACTATCATCCAAGCTCATGACAACCTTCGACCTGGATCAATATATGTGAATAAAG GGGAGCTTTTGGATGCTGGCATTAACCGTAGTCCAAGTGCCTATCTCAACAATCCAGCCACAGAACGTAGTAAATATAACTATGATGTTGATAAAGATATGACCCTCTTGAAATTTGTTGATGATGAATGGGGCCCAGTGGGTAGCTTCAATTGGTTTCCGACCCACGGAACATCTATGAGTCGTACAAATTCATTGATCAGTGGGGACAATAAAGGAGCTGCAGCACGCTTTATGGAAGACTGGTTTGATCAGAATAGTGGCAGTGATTCATCCTCTGTCGTTCCCGATGTTGATGAAAACACCCAAAGAGTCTCAAACATTATTTCATTTGTGAATGACAACC ATCATGAGTTACTAGAACTTGCTGCTTCTTTTGAGCATCTGTCTGGTAAGTCAACCACCAGATTTACGAGCATTGCAAGACGTGTAAGAAGTTCTCTTAGGCAGGCTGATAATCCAAGATTTGTATCTGCATTTTGTCAAACCAATTGCGGCGATGTTAGTCCAAATGTGCTTGGGGCCTTCTGCATTGATTCTGGATTACCTTGTGATTTCAATCATAGCACATGTGGTGGAAAGAATGAGTTATGCTATGGTCGAGGACCTGG GTATCCAGACGAATTTGAAAGTACACGCATTATTGGAGAAAGACAATTCAGAAAAGCACTGGAACTTTTCAATTCAGATTCAGAACAGTTGAAGGGGAAGATTGATTATCGCCATGCTCATGTAGATTTCTCCAACCTTGAGGTGACAATTCCCAAAGAACAAGGAGATGATGAAGTTGTAAAAACATGTCCAGCAGCAATGGGGTTTGCATTTGCTGCTGGTACAACTGATGGACCTGGGGCTTTTGATTTTAAACAAGGGGACAACAAA GGGAATGCATTTTGGAGGCTGGTGCGCAACTTCCTTAAAACACCAAAAAAGGAACAAGTTGACTGCCATAGTCCGAAACACATTCTGCTTGATACTGGTGAAATGAAGGAGCCTTATGATTGGTCG CCTTCAATACTTCCAATCCAAATTCTGAGGATAGGGCAACTAGTCATTCTCAGTGTACCCGGAG AATTCACCACAATGGCTGGAAGACGGCTCCGTGATGCGGTGAAAACAGTAATCAAAAGTGGAAATAGCAGTGAATTTGGTAGTCATGTCCATGTTGTCATAGCTGGGTTGACAAATGCGTATTCACAATATGTAACAACGTTTGAGGAGTATCTGATACAAAGATATGAG GGTGCATCAACATTATACGGCCCACATACTCTCACCGGCTATATTCAAGAGTTCAAGAAGCTTGCAGCTGCCCTTGTTAGTGGAAAATCAGTTGAACCTGGGCCACAACCGCCTGATCTTCTAGAAAAACAAATGAGCTTACTCTTACCGGTTGTGATGGATGCAACTCCAATTGGTGTCAAATTCGGCGACGTGAGCTTAGATGTACCAAAGAACGCCACCTTCAAGAAAGGTGACAACGTGACGGTCGTTTTCTGGTCAGCGTGTCCCAGAAATGACCTAATGACTGAAGGCACATTTGCTCTTGTAGAGATTCTTAAAGGGAACAATTCTTGGGAACCTGCTTATGATGACGATGATTTTTGCCTAAGATATATATGGTCTCGGCCTTCTAAACTTAGCACTCGGAGTCATGCAACTTTAGAATGGAGGATACCCAAAACTGCTGCTTCTGGTGTGTATAGAATTCGGCATTTTGGTGCTGCAAAGGCGCTTTTGGGATCCATTAAGCATTTCACAGGTTGTTCTAGTGCTTTTGTTGTTTTAGGAGACTTAGTTTACTAA